The Alkalihalobacillus sp. LMS6 genomic interval TTAATTGAGAATGGGGTTTAAAATAAAAAAACTAGACACGCATAAATTCGAACGAAGTTAACCAAAAAAAAGATAAAAATTGCCCTAACACACTTATTGAGGTAACGTGGTTAGGGCAATTTCTTATTCAAGTACAAATCATTTTCTTCGAATGCCGATTACGGTATTTGCTGCTTTGGGCCAGTCGCTTTTTTTTGCGTGAGGGACATGTGTAATTTTTTCTTCAACTTCTTTAGGAAAAGGAGCTGGTGAATGAGAGGTTTGGCTCATGCCCATAATCATCTGTTCACTTGTGGCGATTACGTGATGATCGCGATTTTTCAATTCCACCCACACATGGATTCGTTTGGAATCGCGATCTAAAATAAGGGCAGAGGCGTGTAATGATTCATCTTGATGTGCTTCAGCTAAATACTTAATATGATTCTCAAGAGTGAAGATCGTGTAGTGGTGCTTCTCTCGACCTGATTCGTCAAGACCGATAAAGGCCATAAGTTCTTCGAGCGCTAAACTAAATACACGAGCGTATTCTGCGTCATTCATATGGCCGTTGTAATCAACCCATTCAGGAAGTACTTGACCTTTCCAGAGATTATGACTGTCTTTCATAAGCTAGCACCCTTTCTGATGGCCAAAAGCCTTCTTCTTCAAGTAGCTGCATCAGCTTCATTAAGAAGCGGTCTCGTCGGTGTTCCATGTCATTAATGCTAATGTCGCCACACTGCAGCGACGTACCATCGATAACTTTGTTTTTTAATTCGTCTGTTAACTCAGGGGCAATCAGTCGTGTCCATGGAAGTTTTAAAGCTGGTCCAAATTGCTCTAACATGTGCTTCATTCCATCATTTCCACCAGCAAGATGTAAGGTAAGGAAAGGGCCCATGAGCGCCCAACGTAAGCCGGGACCATAAACAATGGCTTTATCGACTTCTTCCGTTGTCGCTACGCCATCATTCACAATGTGCAACGCTTCTCTCCATAATGCTTCCATTAAACGATCCCCAATATGTCCATCA includes:
- a CDS encoding thioesterase family protein — its product is MKDSHNLWKGQVLPEWVDYNGHMNDAEYARVFSLALEELMAFIGLDESGREKHHYTIFTLENHIKYLAEAHQDESLHASALILDRDSKRIHVWVELKNRDHHVIATSEQMIMGMSQTSHSPAPFPKEVEEKITHVPHAKKSDWPKAANTVIGIRRK